From a region of the Zonotrichia albicollis isolate bZonAlb1 chromosome 5, bZonAlb1.hap1, whole genome shotgun sequence genome:
- the ANXA10 gene encoding annexin A10 — translation MYCGDYTQGTILPAPNFNPITDAQLLGGALQGICCEKDVLIEILTQRCNSQRLMIAEAYRDMYGRDLITDLKENLSHHFKEVMVGLMYPPASYDAHELWHALKGVDTEEKCLIDILASRSNMEIFQMKEAYLMEYNSDLQQDIDSETSGHFRDTLMNLAQGTRMEGYADPSTAAQDAMILWEACQQKSGEHKNMLQMILCNRSQQQLWMVFQEFQNISGQDIVDAINECYDGYFQELLVAIVLCIRDKPSYFAYRLYNAIHDFGFHNKTVIRILIARSEIDLMNIRQRYKERYGKSLFHDIKHFASGHYESALLAICAGDTEDY, via the exons ACACAAGGAACAATTCTTCCTGCTCCAAATTTTAACCCTATAACGGATGCCCAGTTGCTAGGAGGAGCCCTACAGGGAATTT GTTGTGAAAAGGATGTGTTGATTGAAATCCTAACTCAGCGTTGCAACTCCCAGCGGCTCATGATTGCCGAAGCATACAGAGACATGTATGGCAGG gatTTGATAACAGACCTAAAAGAGAATCTCTCTCATCACTTTAAAGAAGTTATGGTTGGCTTGATGTACCCACCTGCATCCTATGATGCCCATGAGCTTTGGCATGCCTTGAAG GGAGTagacacagaagaaaaatgccTAATTGACATATTAGCCTCAAGATCAAATATGGAGATCTTCCAGATGAAAGAAGCCTACCTGATGG AATATAATTCTGATCTTCAACAAGATATTGATTCTGAGACTTCGGGTCACTTCAGAGATACACTCATGAACCTTGCTCAG gGAACAAGGATGGAAGGATATGCAGACCCTTCTACAGCTGCTCAGGATGCAATG ATTCTATGGGAAGCATGCCAGCAGAAGTCAGGCGAACACAAAAACATGCTGCAAATGATTCTCTGCAACAGGAGTCAGCAGCAGTTGTGGATGG TTTTCCAGGAGTTCCAAAATATCTCCGGGCAAGACATAGTAGATGCCATTAATGAATGTTACGATGGATACTTTCAAGAATTACTGGTTGCAATAG TTCTCTGCATTCGTGACAAGCCTTCCTACTTTGCTTACAGGCTTTATAATGCAATTCAT gaCTTTGGGTTTCACAATAAAACAGTTATTAGGATTCTCATTGCCAGGAGTGAGATAGACTTGATGAACATACGCCAGCGATACAAAGAGAGATATGGGAAATCACTCTTCCATGACATTAAA cattTTGCTTCAGGGCATTATGAGAGTGCTTTACTTGCTATCTGTGCTGGTGATACAGAAGATTATTAA
- the LOC102063505 gene encoding uncharacterized protein LOC102063505, which translates to MEASLTCAVCLSLLEEPVTLPLCSHNFCRGCVLECLASAEAARLQQLQRNPGRARLGRGAPAPGPGPSCARVPCPLCRKLCPLPRGGVAALPVNTTLAEVVKLYRSGAAGAATAGEAALGPKPGSDPLSLPAFGGSCQKHPSRPVQLYCRMCRQAGCGQCVSEEHQGIFHSVNLIDTVYQEEKLTFFRTLKQMRIMNEKLVNEISKQPNDADMTLKNDVEIIELKFGEIFKTLEVKKQQLLEDAGNQRSKKEKEFQIWKKMKEMHKKTIDNFLKDCEKLVHECDPQCFLEVACGLNSRMKTQLDVMNIASNWEKPPVYIPKKIDIKSVVNEILALELTPVDAGIVQELPYEGNESSTLFKDTLKQWQDQKNIPNTFLPVAGQDEADGSRIPTRFMSISEMSAFQNMSHEELRYKYYMELQKLTNVFKTQSFPANKKYKFVTAEAFKNKSSGTSFVSSPAKANKTDKIKMGALQRGGGFDKGNSPGSSAHSIPCTSNGGLKLFHEGSGQEVSGVALSEASPDLLIKEKWPRQASAGTDSSKEMNANCVTLLDLQPAATVAVTVSASESVDVSAERPSGVPFTFSASNNSLPRFSKDRGTFSFKKQDKRCTFPQFYLGKCDKLDKTNNQNKYGPEAKNIVCDAPTSPNLVSSESEKPHILFPFGNSERDWFAGSEASNSCKVLPSSSFFTQSEKPSDKTLSHMKEKTPCAKEPGGCGTQKPSVLREQKPHTSESSTTVACGTSDTNTGAGMNDVSKTPLLTNNCVFPFKSNFPLPSPVFSFGGILRNTSDLLTSSVFFSGNRTEKIDKEKIKSDKTLLNLGKPVTSECAEPSSLQSRPKCEGSRLPVNSSENTESAERLGDGNTPCQPLCSGVLPVEYENASSTQLPEATQQQKMVKDEEAVPENNCLCPRREDEPEPVQCQSTACSVPGTCNDPSLGGSVLAVSETGEMLRDSTSDT; encoded by the exons ATGGAGGCGAGCCTGACGTGCGCCGTGTGCCTGTCGCTGTTGGAGGAGCCGGTGACGCTGCCGCTGTGCTCGCACAACTTCTGCCGGGGCTGCGTGCTGGAGTGCCTGGCCTCGGCCGAGGCCGCccgcctgcagcagctgcagcggaACCCGGGCCGGGCCCGTCTCGGCCGCGGGGcgccggcgccgggcccgggcccgtCCTGCGCCCGGGTGCCTTGTCCTCTGTGCAGGAAGCTGTGCCCGCTGCCCCGCGGCGGCGTGGCCGCCCTGCCCGTCAACACCACCCTGGCCGAGGTGGTCAAGCTCTACCGGTCCGGCGCGGCGGGCGCCGCCACGGCCGGGGAGGCGGCGCTGGGGCCGAAGCCGGGATCCGACCCGCTCTCCCTGCCGGCGTTCGGGGGAAGCTGCCAGAAACATCCGAGCCGGCCGGTGCAGCTCTACTGCCGCATGTGCCGGCAGGCGGGGTGCGGGCAGTGCGTCTCCGAGGAGCACCAGGGCATCTTCCACTCTGTCAACCTCATAGACACGGTGTACCAGGAAGAAAAA TTAACCTTCTTTAGGACTCTGAAACAAATGAGGATAATGAATGAGAAGCTGGTCAATGAGATCTCAAAACAACCGAATGATGCAGAT ATGACGTTGAAAAACGATGTGGAGATAATtgagctgaaatttggagaaattTTCAAAACtctagaagtgaaaaaacagcaaTTACTAGAAGATGCCGGAAATCAAAGAAgtaaaaaagagaaggaatttcagatttggaagaaaatgaaagaaatgcaCAAGAAGACCATTGATAATTTTTTGAAGGATTGTGAAAAGCTTGTCCATGAATGTGATCCTCAGTGTTTCCTGGAG GTTGCCTGTGGCTTGAATTCAAG aatgAAAACTCAGCTTGATGTGATGAATATAGCATCCAACTGGGAAAAACCACCAGTGTATATACCAAAGAAGATAGATATCAAATCTGTGGTTAATGAAATCTTAGCATTGGAGTTAACACCTGTTGATGCAGGCATTGTTCAAG AGCTGCCTTATGAAGGAAATGAGAGCTCAACTCTATTTAAAGATACCTTAAAGCAATGGCAGGACCAGAAGAATATACCCAACACATTTCTT cctGTAGCAGGACAGGATGAAGCAGACGGTAGCAGGATCCCTACTCGCTTTATGTCAATATCAGAAATGTCAGCATTTCAAAATATGAGCCATGAG GAGCTACGTTACAAATACTATATGGAACTTCAGAAGCTCACCAATGTGTTTAAGACTCAAAGTTTCCCTGCTAACAAAAAGTATAAATTTGTAACTGCTGAGGCCTTCAAGAATAAGTCCTCAGGAACTTCTTTTGTATCTTCACCTGCCAAAGCAAATAAgacagataaaataaaaatgggagCCCTGCAAAGAGGAGGTGGCTTTGACAAAGGAAACTCTCCTGGAAGCAGTGCTCACAGCATCCCATGCACAAGTAATGGTGgcttaaaattatttcatgagGGAAGTGGCCAGGAAGTATCTGGTGTAGCTTTGTCAGAAGCCTCTCCAGACTtgttaattaaagaaaaatggcCAAGACAGGCATCAGCAGGTACTGATTCATCCAAGGAAATGAATGCAAATTGTGTCACTTTATTGGACTTACAACCAGCAGCAACAGTGGCTGTTACTGTTTCAGCTTCAGAATCTGTAGATGTTTCAGCAGAGAGACCTTCAGgtgtaccttttactttcagtGCATCTAACAACTCATTACCAAGATTTAGTAAAGACAGAGGtacattttcctttaaaaagcaAGACAAGAGATGTACTTTCCCTCAGTTTTATTTAGGGAAATGTGATAAGCTGGATAAAACCAATAACCAGAATAAATATGGTCCTGAAGCCAAGAACATAGTTTGTGATGCTCCAACAAGTCCTAATTTAGTCTCATCTGAAAGTGAGAAACCACacattttgtttccctttggCAATTCAGAAAGAGATTGGTTTGCAGGATCGGAAGCTAGCAATTCATGTAAGGTGTTACCATCATCCTCATTTTTCACCCAATCTGAGAAGCCATCTGACAAAACATTATCTCACATGAAGGAAAAAACACCTTGTGCAAAGGAACCTGGAGGATGTGGTACACAGAAACCATCTGTCTTAAGGGAGCAAAAACCTCACACCTCAGAATCCAGCACAACTGTAGCCTGTGGTACTTCAGACACCAACACTGGAGCTGGGATGAATGACGTCTCCAAGACCCCTCTTCTCACCAATAATTGTGTGTTTCCTTTCAAAAGTAACTTTCCATTGCCTTCACCAGTATTTTCATTTGGAGGCATTCTCAGAAATACCTCTGATTTGCTGActtcttctgtgtttttttctggaaacagaacagaaaaaattgATAAGGAGAAGATTAAATCTGACAAAACACTTCTAAATCTAGGAAAACCTGTAACTTCAGAGTGTGCAGAGCCTTCTTCTCTTCAGAGTCGTCCAAAATGTGAAGGCTCACGTTTGCCAGTGAACTCATCTGAAAACACTGAAAGTGCAGAAAGGCTTGGTGATGGTAACACTCCTTGTCAGCCTTTATGTTCAGGAGTCCTTCCTGTTGAATATGAGAATGCATCCTCCACTCAACTCCCTGAAGcaacacaacaacaaaaaatggtAAAAGATGAAGAAGCTGTTCCTGAAAACAACTGTTTGTGTCCTAGAAGGGAGGATGAACCTGAGCCTGTACAGTGTCAGAGCACAGCTTGTTCTGTTCCTGGCACGTGCAATGATCCATCTTTAGGAGGttctgtgcttgcagtaagtGAGACAGGAGAAATGCTAAGAGACAGCACTTCTGACACCTAA